The following proteins are encoded in a genomic region of Sorangiineae bacterium MSr12523:
- a CDS encoding cation:proton antiporter — MRSAFWFVALATVVAPGVAFASSSEGGHGVSPTIWFVVAAMLVAAKLGGQLAVWLGQPPVLGELFAGIVLGNLDMVGVHVFEQAATTETVSFLAELGVVLLLFEVGLESTVADMREVIPSSGAVAVVGVVAPMVLGYGASMLAAPHATHVLHLFIGATLAATSVGITARVLRDLGALGRPETRVILGAAVIDDVLGLIVLSVVTAIAQEGTVPSPMHALQLLGLAAAFLIGALLVGRYVTPGVFRIGARLQTEGVLSALAIALCLSFAGLSALSGLAAIVGAFAAGLVLDEVHVRPFGSNTKHDIAELIRPTAATLAPIFFVRTGVSVDLHGATLHVLLLAALLGAAAVGGKLIAGIGMRTRGADRLLVGIGMLPRGEVGLIFADAGARIRLDGHPLIEPSIYMAIILVIMGTTVAAPPWLAARLRRTLGPGLAPPLKSEAAEE, encoded by the coding sequence GTGCGCTCGGCGTTTTGGTTCGTAGCCCTGGCCACCGTGGTCGCGCCGGGTGTGGCGTTCGCCTCCTCGTCCGAGGGAGGTCACGGTGTTTCGCCGACGATTTGGTTCGTCGTCGCAGCCATGCTCGTCGCAGCGAAGCTCGGAGGGCAGCTCGCGGTTTGGCTCGGGCAGCCACCGGTGCTGGGAGAGCTCTTCGCCGGCATCGTGCTCGGCAATTTGGACATGGTCGGTGTTCACGTCTTCGAGCAAGCGGCCACCACCGAGACGGTGAGCTTCCTCGCGGAGCTCGGCGTCGTGCTGCTCTTGTTCGAGGTCGGCCTCGAGTCGACCGTGGCTGACATGCGCGAGGTCATCCCCTCGTCCGGTGCCGTCGCGGTCGTGGGCGTGGTCGCGCCCATGGTGCTCGGCTACGGCGCGAGCATGCTCGCCGCGCCGCATGCGACCCACGTCCTGCACCTGTTCATCGGCGCCACGTTGGCAGCGACCAGCGTGGGCATCACCGCACGCGTGCTGCGCGATTTGGGCGCCTTGGGGCGGCCGGAGACGCGGGTCATTCTCGGCGCGGCGGTCATCGATGACGTGCTCGGGCTCATCGTTCTGTCGGTGGTGACGGCCATCGCGCAGGAGGGCACCGTGCCCAGCCCGATGCACGCGCTGCAGCTCCTCGGGCTCGCGGCGGCCTTCCTGATCGGCGCGCTCTTGGTCGGACGCTACGTCACACCCGGCGTATTTCGCATCGGCGCGCGCCTGCAAACCGAGGGTGTGCTCAGCGCACTGGCCATTGCGCTCTGCCTCTCCTTCGCAGGACTCAGCGCGCTCTCGGGGCTGGCGGCCATCGTGGGTGCCTTCGCGGCGGGCCTCGTTCTCGACGAGGTGCACGTGCGCCCCTTCGGGTCGAACACGAAGCACGACATCGCGGAGCTGATTCGCCCCACCGCCGCCACCCTCGCCCCCATCTTCTTCGTGCGCACGGGCGTCTCCGTCGACCTGCACGGCGCCACGCTGCACGTGCTGCTGCTGGCGGCCTTGCTCGGTGCCGCCGCCGTGGGCGGAAAGCTCATTGCAGGCATCGGCATGCGCACGCGCGGGGCCGACCGGCTCCTGGTCGGCATCGGCATGCTCCCGCGCGGCGAGGTCGGTCTCATCTTCGCCGACGCCGGCGCACGCATCCGGCTCGATGGGCACCCGCTCATCGAGCCATC
- a CDS encoding protein kinase, which produces MKRSARGSTEHAMQPGRVVAGKYRLNQMLGMGGMATVWSATNVFTDRAFAMKFLLPSMGQDAGRRLLMEAKASARINHPNIIETIDVGQAEDGSFFLVMELLQGLSLEAVLMRQEPRMRLYDFCTIMLDVARAMSAAHQNGVIHRDLKPTNIFLHQDRHGVVTKLLDFGISKFLLNDEASVESLTLTGTILGSPMYMSPEQAQGMRGIDGRTDIFAFGTILFEALCGYRCFEAPNFNALLLTVATKTPRSIDACAPHLPEPLRELVRGCLVVDRKRRIATFDEVVMRLEHILPLLERDPVCIAAPLLPANEDVPPRSGVTPTPRPRGGTTRAALRMGNYVVGLCAMVVMLLAVLAYAAWKHPPRPKAAAASAPSVQSIVNDNVASAASSSRNEGSAAPVPSQLPPVDRFGMSPPVVNVDSLPSSLSADRTSSRTPRRNDRVSRAKDAKDAKDAKDAQAEKKPMGQLQITAMNQTCTIYVDDAPRGTTPLSLDLAPGAHRLRCESEGGEAKTADVNVTEGSTTIHTFRAD; this is translated from the coding sequence GTGAAGCGCAGCGCACGAGGAAGCACCGAGCACGCGATGCAACCCGGTCGCGTGGTGGCGGGGAAATACCGCTTGAACCAAATGCTCGGCATGGGGGGCATGGCGACGGTGTGGTCCGCCACGAACGTGTTCACGGACCGCGCGTTCGCCATGAAGTTCCTTCTCCCCTCGATGGGCCAGGACGCCGGGCGGCGCCTGCTCATGGAGGCCAAGGCCTCGGCGCGCATCAACCATCCGAACATCATCGAAACCATCGACGTCGGGCAAGCCGAGGACGGCTCGTTCTTCCTGGTGATGGAGCTGCTCCAGGGGTTGTCCCTCGAGGCGGTCCTCATGCGCCAGGAGCCTCGGATGCGGCTCTACGACTTTTGCACCATCATGCTCGATGTGGCGCGGGCCATGTCGGCGGCGCACCAGAACGGGGTCATCCACCGCGATCTGAAGCCGACGAACATCTTTCTCCACCAGGACCGCCACGGTGTCGTCACCAAGCTGCTCGATTTCGGGATCAGCAAGTTTCTCCTGAACGACGAGGCGTCGGTGGAGTCGCTCACCTTGACGGGGACCATCCTCGGCTCACCGATGTACATGAGCCCGGAGCAAGCGCAGGGCATGCGCGGCATCGATGGGCGCACGGACATCTTCGCCTTCGGTACCATTTTGTTCGAGGCGCTGTGCGGTTACCGCTGCTTCGAGGCGCCCAACTTCAATGCGCTGCTCCTCACGGTGGCGACGAAGACGCCACGCAGCATCGACGCGTGCGCCCCTCACCTGCCGGAACCGCTTCGTGAGTTGGTGCGGGGCTGCCTCGTGGTGGATCGCAAGCGGCGCATCGCGACCTTCGACGAGGTGGTGATGCGGCTCGAGCACATTCTGCCGCTTCTGGAGCGCGATCCGGTGTGCATCGCGGCGCCGCTCCTGCCGGCCAACGAGGACGTACCGCCGCGCTCGGGCGTGACGCCGACACCGCGACCGCGCGGGGGGACCACGCGGGCTGCACTCCGCATGGGCAATTACGTGGTGGGCCTGTGCGCGATGGTGGTGATGCTGCTCGCCGTGCTGGCGTACGCGGCGTGGAAGCATCCGCCAAGGCCCAAGGCGGCGGCAGCGTCGGCGCCATCCGTGCAGTCCATCGTGAACGACAACGTTGCCAGTGCGGCTTCGAGCTCGCGAAATGAAGGGAGCGCCGCCCCCGTCCCGTCGCAGCTCCCGCCCGTGGACCGGTTTGGCATGAGCCCGCCGGTGGTGAACGTGGATTCGCTGCCCTCGTCGCTCTCGGCCGACCGAACCTCGTCACGCACGCCGCGCCGAAACGACCGCGTGTCCCGCGCGAAAGACGCGAAAGACGCGAAAGACGCGAAGGATGCCCAGGCCGAGAAGAAGCCGATGGGGCAGCTGCAGATCACCGCGATGAACCAGACCTGCACCATCTACGTAGACGATGCACCTCGGGGCACGACACCGCTGTCGCTGGACCTTGCGCCGGGCGCGCATCGCTTGAGATGCGAATCCGAGGGCGGCGAAGCCAAAACGGCCGACGTGAACGTGACGGAGGGAAGCACCACGATTCACACGTTTCGCGCCGATTAG
- a CDS encoding glucose 1-dehydrogenase, whose translation MTVSTSLEGKVAIVTGSSRGIGEAIARTFAQHGAKVVVASRKIDGVRAVAESIGKSAHAIAAHTGKEEDCQNLVKETVATFGKVDILVNNAATNPYFGPFLNIDEGAWDKTFEVNVKGYFFTAREVARHLIDRGAPGSIINVASIAGIMGTPLQAVYAMSKAAIISMTKTLAVELAPSKVRVNAIAPGFVKTKFASAIVDNAELNAHVVGRTPMGRVGVPEEIAGGALYLASDAASYLTGHTLVIDGGLTAS comes from the coding sequence ATGACGGTATCCACCAGCCTCGAAGGAAAGGTTGCCATCGTAACTGGCTCTAGCCGCGGCATCGGCGAAGCCATCGCACGCACCTTCGCGCAGCACGGGGCGAAGGTGGTCGTTGCCTCGCGCAAAATCGATGGTGTTCGCGCGGTCGCGGAATCGATTGGCAAAAGCGCCCATGCCATCGCCGCGCACACGGGCAAGGAAGAAGACTGCCAGAATCTCGTAAAAGAGACGGTGGCCACGTTCGGCAAGGTCGACATCCTCGTGAACAACGCGGCGACGAATCCTTATTTCGGGCCGTTTCTGAACATCGACGAGGGCGCCTGGGACAAGACGTTCGAGGTCAACGTCAAAGGCTACTTCTTCACCGCGCGCGAGGTCGCACGTCACCTCATCGATCGCGGCGCGCCAGGCAGCATCATCAACGTGGCGAGCATCGCCGGCATCATGGGCACACCGCTCCAAGCCGTTTACGCCATGAGCAAGGCCGCGATCATCAGCATGACCAAGACGCTGGCCGTCGAGCTTGCGCCGTCGAAGGTTCGCGTCAACGCCATCGCGCCGGGCTTCGTGAAGACGAAGTTCGCCAGCGCCATCGTCGACAACGCGGAACTGAACGCGCACGTCGTCGGCCGCACGCCGATGGGCCGCGTGGGCGTTCCGGAGGAGATTGCGGGCGGCGCCCTGTACCTGGCCAGCGACGCGGCAAGCTACCTCACGGGGCACACCCTGGTGATCGATGGAGGGCTGACCGCCAGCTAG
- a CDS encoding acetyl-CoA carboxylase carboxyltransferase subunit alpha: MAAFVLPFEKPIVDLVSRVRELRLLAESDPKFEHELRRLEDKTGRLAREIFATLTPWQKVQLSRHPNRPYTLDYVGRLFEDFQELHGDRRYGDDAAIVGGLARYRGRSVVVIGHQKGRTTKEKVARNFGQAHPEGNRKACRLYELADRFGLPIFTFIDTPGAYPGIGAEERGQSEAIGACLFAMSKAQVPIIATIIGEGGSGGALALGVANRVHVLEYGTYSVISPEGCASILWKDGAKSNIAAAAMRMTAPDLLQFKIVDSIIEEPPGGAHQDPAVAARNIDVVLQASLRELLAMTPEELADDRYKRFRSLGAYVA, translated from the coding sequence GTGGCTGCCTTCGTCCTTCCCTTCGAGAAACCGATTGTCGACCTCGTCTCGCGCGTGCGCGAGTTGCGGCTTCTGGCCGAGAGCGATCCCAAGTTCGAGCACGAGCTGCGCCGGCTCGAGGATAAAACCGGGCGCCTCGCGCGTGAGATCTTCGCCACCCTGACGCCGTGGCAGAAGGTGCAGCTCTCGCGGCATCCGAACCGCCCCTACACGCTCGATTACGTCGGGCGCCTGTTCGAGGATTTCCAAGAGCTCCACGGCGACCGTCGTTATGGCGACGATGCCGCCATCGTCGGAGGCCTCGCGCGCTACCGCGGACGCAGCGTCGTGGTCATCGGCCACCAAAAGGGCCGCACCACGAAAGAGAAAGTGGCCCGCAACTTCGGCCAGGCGCACCCCGAAGGAAACCGCAAAGCGTGCCGTTTGTACGAGCTGGCCGATCGCTTCGGGCTCCCCATTTTCACCTTCATCGATACACCCGGCGCCTACCCGGGCATCGGCGCCGAAGAGCGCGGTCAGAGCGAGGCCATTGGCGCGTGCCTCTTTGCCATGTCGAAGGCGCAAGTGCCGATCATCGCGACCATCATCGGCGAGGGAGGCAGCGGTGGAGCGCTCGCCCTTGGCGTCGCCAACCGCGTGCATGTCCTGGAGTACGGGACGTACAGCGTCATCTCGCCCGAGGGCTGCGCGAGCATCCTCTGGAAGGACGGCGCGAAGAGCAACATTGCGGCAGCCGCCATGCGCATGACAGCCCCGGATCTCCTGCAGTTCAAGATCGTCGACTCGATCATCGAGGAGCCGCCGGGCGGTGCGCACCAAGATCCCGCGGTCGCGGCGCGCAACATCGATGTAGTTCTACAGGCGAGCCTGCGGGAGCTTCTGGCCATGACGCCCGAGGAGCTAGCCGACGATCGCTACAAGCGATTCCGGTCACTTGGCGCGTACGTCGCGTAA
- a CDS encoding FHA domain-containing protein has translation MPRLILATAEGQQAIELRPINSLGRHPNNSIQLLDKIVSKEHCIIELRDGQFILRDLGSLNGTYINNERVRGEQFLKHGDELALGSTRARFDDGSGLANFAPPAISPGAIQQPAHSSQAVQPPWAQPPQGHSPHAPHSPRSPYGAPSHPTAPASSLPQPGFGPPPEYPGTPRPQAFTGHPASGMTPSAGYVPPTAASGAYGISGGTTPMGNLPHALPHIPTGTGHVPGGGLPRINNAPGPHATGPGGRPFPPMHRPPSFGGTRVDVLDSARAIGAQIAATTKGFAPYEQIAHDPQQLRLDYERLRITWELSRDIGLERDLDKLLEKILTALFKFVNADRGVILLKEADGTLHPRAARRRDGTDAPIQVSSTILNHVINEQKSVITHDASMDFAASKGKSMILNRISSAIVVPLLHEKEVLGALWLDSESLAQFQQKDLEIITAVGNQAAMFIENTLLAKKIEQEIVTRERFSRLLSPNVAEQVISGKLEVKKGGQLVAECTVFNSDIRGFTRMSEGTTAEVMVELLNEYFEEMVATIFKYEGTLDKFMGDGIMALWGAPAAHPDDPIRAVQSALDQMEALGEFNRRLLEADQSPLAIGIGIHTGSVVAGYVGSSKALSYTVIGDTANTSARICGIATAGQILVSESTLVRLNNRFEFEELAPAQLKGKEKALRIFNIKREKPSAAARVG, from the coding sequence ATGCCACGCCTCATTTTGGCGACGGCCGAAGGGCAGCAGGCCATCGAGCTTCGCCCGATCAACAGCCTCGGCCGCCACCCCAACAACTCGATTCAGCTCCTCGATAAGATCGTTTCCAAGGAGCATTGCATCATCGAGTTGCGCGATGGGCAGTTCATCCTGCGCGATCTCGGCAGCCTGAACGGCACCTACATCAACAACGAGCGCGTCCGCGGCGAGCAATTTCTCAAGCACGGCGACGAACTCGCGTTGGGCTCCACACGCGCGCGCTTCGACGATGGCTCGGGCCTCGCGAATTTCGCGCCACCGGCCATCAGCCCAGGTGCCATTCAGCAGCCCGCCCACTCCAGCCAGGCGGTCCAACCGCCTTGGGCGCAGCCGCCACAAGGTCATTCGCCGCACGCGCCGCATTCGCCGCGGTCACCGTACGGTGCGCCCAGTCACCCGACGGCGCCGGCCTCGTCGCTGCCGCAACCGGGGTTTGGCCCCCCGCCCGAGTACCCGGGCACGCCGCGGCCGCAGGCCTTCACCGGTCATCCGGCCTCGGGCATGACGCCATCGGCGGGCTATGTGCCGCCCACGGCGGCAAGCGGTGCGTATGGCATCTCGGGCGGCACCACCCCGATGGGGAACCTTCCGCACGCACTGCCCCACATTCCCACGGGGACCGGGCATGTCCCGGGCGGTGGCTTGCCGCGCATCAACAATGCCCCTGGTCCTCATGCCACAGGTCCTGGCGGCAGGCCCTTTCCTCCGATGCATCGCCCGCCGAGCTTCGGCGGCACCCGGGTCGACGTGCTCGATTCGGCCCGTGCGATCGGCGCGCAGATCGCCGCCACCACCAAGGGCTTCGCGCCGTACGAGCAGATCGCGCACGATCCGCAGCAGCTGCGGCTCGACTACGAGCGCCTGCGCATCACGTGGGAGCTCTCGCGCGACATCGGCCTCGAGCGCGACCTCGACAAGCTGCTCGAGAAGATCCTCACGGCCCTCTTCAAGTTCGTGAACGCCGATCGCGGCGTCATCCTGCTCAAGGAAGCCGACGGCACGCTTCATCCCCGCGCTGCACGGCGCAGGGATGGGACCGACGCGCCCATTCAGGTCTCATCGACGATCCTGAACCACGTCATCAACGAACAAAAGAGCGTCATCACGCACGATGCGAGCATGGATTTCGCGGCCTCCAAGGGCAAGTCGATGATCCTGAATCGCATCTCCAGCGCAATCGTCGTGCCGCTGCTTCACGAAAAAGAGGTGCTCGGCGCGCTCTGGCTGGACAGCGAGTCGCTCGCCCAGTTCCAACAGAAGGACCTGGAGATCATCACCGCGGTGGGCAACCAGGCGGCGATGTTCATCGAAAACACGCTGCTCGCGAAGAAGATCGAGCAGGAGATCGTCACGCGCGAGCGCTTCTCGCGCCTGCTCTCGCCCAACGTGGCCGAGCAAGTGATCAGCGGCAAACTCGAGGTGAAGAAGGGCGGTCAGCTCGTTGCCGAGTGCACCGTCTTCAACAGCGACATCCGCGGCTTCACCCGCATGAGCGAGGGCACCACCGCCGAGGTGATGGTCGAGCTCTTGAACGAGTACTTCGAGGAGATGGTGGCCACCATCTTCAAATACGAAGGCACGCTCGACAAGTTCATGGGCGACGGCATCATGGCCCTCTGGGGGGCGCCCGCCGCCCACCCGGACGATCCGATTCGGGCCGTGCAGAGCGCGCTCGATCAGATGGAGGCCCTCGGCGAGTTCAATCGCCGCCTGCTCGAGGCCGATCAATCGCCGCTGGCCATTGGCATCGGCATCCACACCGGCTCGGTGGTGGCGGGATACGTCGGAAGCTCCAAAGCATTGAGCTACACGGTCATCGGCGACACTGCGAACACCAGTGCGCGGATCTGTGGCATCGCCACCGCCGGCCAAATCCTCGTGAGCGAGAGCACTTTGGTGCGGTTGAACAACCGGTTCGAATTCGAGGAGCTCGCCCCGGCCCAACTCAAAGGGAAAGAAAAAGCGCTGCGTATCTTCAACATCAAGCGCGAAAAACCCTCCGCCGCCGCGCGCGTAGGCTAA
- a CDS encoding AAA family ATPase: MQDRGPASPSLDNEDLPLELGDEPTDGSIQVPGVPPPAWSDASLPTSESARDEHRVPAKQVTVAADPAILPETPRSSRGLLELVSPIARRALELGLLAREPSFHVFVAAEPEVMIEDDIVRYAEKFARVRPPPPDIVYVHDFDHPEAPRPLLLPAGVGPTLVSAMDALVDKLQEEIPNIAHSDMVREAQAHLGRELEARNKAVLTQLESTAKTLGFGIRAVQGGVQTFPILHGKPLSAEQFAALDDSTKRALNEAEERLTTEVEKAAALVRDDSARHQQARDEAFSRAAEELIRAGAQAMREGFAEHLPVLAPYFDRVERALVEDWEDLVIDDGGEGEEEEASGSSGRDHDPEHATRLNRFKVNLLVANDPASPAPVLYDTNPTYPNLFGYLERRARYGALLTDFTRVRAGSLHKASGGVLVIRAADLLADPIIWERMKRVLRERQIGAEDPLGPLGLYATSLRPVPVPIEVRVVLVGPPHLYAALLDADADFAALFRVKVEIESTIARTNQSLVLLDAYLMHMGKDRWGNFDRGARAKLLDLATRLAGQQDKLSLFLSPLEETAAFASALAVARALDDGTDGVLSTDGDPGRESVLPLVNLAATPPSAIVVTAQDVDAAWRERRDRAGSAERHIREITLKGEVALETSGSRIGVVNGLSVFSAGDVEFGQPMRITAVVALGREGIIDVEREAQLGGSIHTKGVAILRGYLGRLFGQERPLSLRAQIAFEQSYGEIDGDSASSSELFTVLSALADVGIDQGVAVTGSVNQLGEIQAIGGVGAKIEGFFDLCAARGLTGTQGVLIPRSNLAHLVLRDDVALAIAQGKFHLYAVGSVEEGIEILTGLEAGERDISGRFPAASVFGRVERRLIEIAERLREAEGHGHHDGHETMEEHPGADLGDAADFRRSRG; this comes from the coding sequence ATGCAAGATCGCGGGCCAGCGTCACCGTCGTTGGACAATGAGGATTTGCCGCTGGAGCTCGGGGACGAGCCTACAGACGGATCTATCCAGGTTCCGGGCGTGCCGCCCCCTGCCTGGAGCGATGCGTCGCTTCCGACATCGGAAAGCGCACGCGACGAACATCGGGTTCCGGCCAAGCAGGTCACGGTTGCGGCGGATCCGGCCATCTTGCCGGAGACCCCGCGAAGCAGCCGCGGTCTGCTCGAGCTCGTTTCGCCCATCGCACGGCGAGCGCTCGAGCTCGGGCTTTTGGCCCGCGAGCCGAGCTTCCACGTGTTCGTGGCGGCCGAGCCGGAGGTGATGATCGAGGACGATATCGTCCGTTACGCCGAGAAGTTCGCGCGGGTGCGACCTCCACCGCCCGACATCGTCTACGTCCACGACTTCGATCACCCGGAGGCGCCGCGCCCTCTGCTTCTCCCTGCGGGCGTGGGACCGACCTTGGTGTCGGCCATGGATGCGCTCGTCGACAAGCTGCAGGAGGAGATCCCGAACATCGCCCACAGCGACATGGTGCGCGAAGCGCAGGCGCACTTGGGGCGGGAGCTCGAGGCGCGCAACAAGGCGGTGTTGACGCAGTTGGAGAGCACCGCCAAGACCCTGGGCTTCGGCATCCGTGCCGTACAAGGTGGGGTGCAAACCTTCCCCATCCTTCATGGCAAGCCGCTGAGCGCCGAGCAGTTCGCCGCGTTGGACGATTCGACCAAGCGAGCCTTGAACGAGGCCGAGGAGCGCCTGACCACCGAGGTGGAAAAAGCTGCTGCGCTGGTGCGTGATGACAGCGCGCGCCACCAACAAGCGCGCGACGAGGCCTTCTCCCGCGCGGCCGAGGAGCTGATTCGCGCGGGTGCGCAGGCCATGCGCGAAGGCTTTGCCGAGCATCTGCCGGTGCTGGCGCCGTACTTCGATCGGGTCGAGCGCGCACTCGTCGAAGACTGGGAGGACCTGGTCATCGACGACGGAGGCGAGGGTGAAGAAGAGGAGGCCTCGGGCAGCTCGGGGCGCGATCATGATCCCGAGCACGCGACGCGGCTCAATCGCTTCAAAGTGAACCTGCTGGTGGCCAACGATCCAGCGTCGCCGGCGCCGGTGCTCTACGACACGAACCCGACCTACCCGAATCTATTCGGCTACTTGGAGCGGCGCGCGCGCTATGGTGCGTTGCTCACGGACTTCACGCGGGTGCGTGCGGGATCGCTGCACAAAGCCTCGGGCGGCGTTCTCGTGATCCGCGCGGCCGACCTCTTGGCCGATCCGATCATCTGGGAGCGCATGAAGCGCGTGCTGCGCGAGCGGCAGATTGGCGCGGAAGACCCGCTCGGTCCTTTGGGTCTGTACGCGACCTCGCTGCGTCCCGTGCCGGTGCCCATCGAGGTGCGCGTGGTGCTCGTGGGGCCTCCGCATCTCTATGCCGCGCTGCTGGATGCCGATGCCGACTTCGCGGCGCTGTTCCGGGTGAAGGTCGAAATCGAGTCGACGATTGCCCGGACGAACCAGAGTCTCGTGCTGCTGGATGCCTACCTGATGCACATGGGCAAGGACCGCTGGGGAAACTTCGACCGCGGCGCGCGCGCGAAGTTGCTCGACTTGGCGACGCGGCTCGCGGGGCAGCAGGACAAGCTGTCGCTCTTCTTGTCACCGCTGGAGGAGACGGCGGCCTTCGCGAGCGCCCTGGCCGTGGCGCGCGCGCTCGACGATGGAACCGACGGCGTGCTGTCGACCGACGGCGATCCCGGACGCGAGTCGGTGCTGCCGCTGGTGAATCTGGCGGCGACGCCTCCGTCCGCCATCGTGGTGACGGCGCAGGACGTGGACGCGGCATGGCGCGAACGGAGAGATCGCGCCGGGTCGGCGGAACGGCACATCCGCGAAATCACATTGAAGGGGGAAGTTGCACTCGAAACATCGGGCTCGCGCATCGGAGTCGTTAACGGGCTGAGCGTGTTCAGCGCGGGCGATGTCGAATTTGGGCAGCCGATGCGAATCACCGCCGTGGTGGCGCTCGGGCGCGAGGGGATCATCGACGTGGAACGTGAGGCGCAGCTCGGAGGATCGATCCACACGAAGGGCGTGGCGATCTTGCGTGGGTACCTCGGGCGCCTGTTCGGTCAAGAACGTCCGCTGAGTCTGCGCGCGCAGATCGCATTCGAGCAAAGCTACGGCGAAATCGACGGCGACAGCGCATCGTCGAGCGAGCTCTTTACGGTGCTCAGTGCGCTAGCCGACGTGGGCATCGATCAGGGCGTTGCGGTGACGGGTAGCGTCAATCAGCTCGGGGAAATTCAGGCGATTGGCGGGGTAGGGGCCAAGATCGAGGGGTTTTTCGATTTGTGCGCGGCCCGTGGGCTGACGGGAACGCAGGGGGTGCTCATCCCTCGTTCCAACCTGGCGCACCTGGTTCTTCGCGATGACGTGGCACTGGCGATCGCGCAGGGGAAATTCCATCTTTACGCGGTGGGCTCCGTGGAAGAGGGAATCGAGATTCTCACCGGGCTCGAAGCCGGCGAGCGCGACATCTCCGGTCGCTTTCCCGCGGCCAGTGTGTTCGGGCGCGTGGAGCGGCGGCTGATCGAGATTGCCGAGCGGCTGCGCGAGGCCGAGGGGCACGGCCATCACGACGGCCATGAGACGATGGAAGAGCACCCCGGGGCCGATCTCGGCGACGCTGCCGATTTCCGAAGGTCGCGAGGATGA
- a CDS encoding tetratricopeptide repeat protein: MKALLGLVLAATCLGGLGCLARPTVTRVYEGHVVEGGIVLPEQYATFLGGAMAEEQGDLSAALHAYEAASEMDPTDPEIWTRIGAVRCQKDPRDERARTAFGRAIDLDSEYAAAWSARATCDLLRGQDRAGMERDAKKAVEFDPQATEPQVILATALAMQTPSAEAARDRLLALTLKQRTSTAAWRALGAWAKSHRDPALAARAYGEVAKISPAAHAEVASVVLELAGAGELVAARSLAGTLVDARRSTGPGPEGGVPGNRLVARLAVDDAVSMGDRDRVRRRAVSSHLALDVVAGRALLLGRPDLAREFAEPLVQADPRAAGARLVLAILAYEADDKAGLTRAFADAGGGRGAKSGGDLPVVPEAILPFLRVVSRAMGPEIARRVATALPCETIVAGDALVVPLSVALADTGALAPDALSADGRLELAVRRGENVTGSLDALDARHRLLMLASTRPTSKEARALLRHMGASWVRDPLVAVAMGRMAVAGAVEVDATTPTRLAEVAPADPLVATTALELARKHGDTAAALSIGARLSAIATTPHQAR; the protein is encoded by the coding sequence ATGAAGGCCCTCCTGGGCCTTGTTTTGGCGGCAACCTGCCTAGGGGGGCTGGGGTGCCTGGCCCGACCTACGGTAACGCGTGTCTACGAGGGGCACGTCGTGGAGGGCGGCATCGTTCTTCCCGAGCAGTACGCGACGTTCCTGGGCGGGGCGATGGCCGAGGAGCAAGGAGATCTGTCCGCAGCGCTGCACGCGTACGAGGCGGCGTCGGAGATGGATCCGACGGATCCCGAGATATGGACGCGCATCGGGGCGGTGCGCTGCCAGAAGGATCCGCGCGACGAGCGCGCGCGCACGGCGTTCGGGCGCGCGATCGATTTGGACTCCGAGTACGCGGCCGCATGGTCGGCGCGGGCAACGTGCGATTTGCTTCGCGGGCAGGATCGCGCGGGCATGGAGCGCGACGCGAAGAAGGCGGTGGAGTTCGATCCGCAGGCCACCGAGCCGCAGGTGATCTTGGCCACGGCGCTGGCGATGCAAACGCCGTCGGCGGAGGCGGCGCGCGATCGGCTTTTGGCGCTGACGTTGAAGCAGCGCACGAGCACGGCGGCATGGCGGGCACTGGGTGCCTGGGCGAAGAGCCATCGGGATCCGGCGCTGGCAGCACGCGCGTACGGGGAGGTGGCGAAGATTTCGCCGGCGGCGCACGCGGAGGTGGCGTCGGTGGTGCTGGAGCTCGCGGGCGCCGGTGAATTGGTGGCGGCGCGATCGCTGGCGGGCACGTTGGTGGACGCGCGGCGTTCGACCGGGCCTGGGCCGGAAGGCGGGGTGCCGGGCAATCGGCTGGTGGCACGCCTGGCGGTGGACGACGCCGTGTCGATGGGCGATCGCGATCGGGTGCGGCGTCGCGCGGTGTCGAGTCATCTTGCGCTGGACGTGGTGGCGGGGCGCGCGCTTCTTCTGGGGCGCCCCGATCTGGCCCGCGAGTTCGCGGAGCCTTTGGTCCAGGCCGATCCACGGGCCGCGGGTGCGCGTTTGGTGCTGGCGATTCTCGCGTACGAGGCCGACGACAAGGCGGGGCTGACGCGCGCGTTCGCCGACGCGGGAGGAGGCCGCGGCGCGAAGTCGGGCGGCGATTTGCCGGTCGTGCCCGAGGCCATTCTGCCGTTTCTTCGCGTGGTATCCCGCGCGATGGGGCCCGAGATCGCGCGGCGTGTGGCAACGGCGCTGCCGTGCGAGACGATTGTCGCGGGTGATGCGTTGGTGGTGCCGCTGTCGGTGGCTCTGGCCGATACGGGCGCGTTGGCCCCCGACGCGCTCTCCGCCGATGGTCGCCTCGAGCTCGCCGTCCGCCGCGGCGAAAATGTCACGGGTTCGCTGGATGCCCTCGACGCGCGCCATCGTTTGCTGATGCTCGCCTCGACGCGCCCCACTTCGAAAGAGGCCCGCGCCCTGCTGCGCCACATGGGCGCCTCCTGGGTCCGCGATCCCTTGGTCGCCGTCGCGATGGGCCGCATGGCCGTCGCCGGCGCCGTCGAAGTCGACGCCACGACTCCCACGCGCCTCGCCGAAGTCGCCCCCGCCGATCCCCTGGTCGCCACCACCGCCCTCGAGCTCGCGCGAAAACACGGCGACACCGCCGCCGCCCTCTCCATCGGCGCCCGCCTCTCCGCCATCGCCACCACCCCGCACCAAGCCCGCTAG